Within Elizabethkingia sp. JS20170427COW, the genomic segment AAAGGAAAAAGATTGCTGTGTAGCGCTCTTATGAGCTACATAGATAATCCCTACATAAATAGGAGATAGTAAGACCGATATAAGAAGTTGTACTCCGATAGATAAAAATCCTCCTGAAGCAGACATGGTCTGTGTGAAGACCTTAGAAAAATCCGAATAATCCAATCCTTCTAAATCTTTAGGATTTACAGGTGAACTAAAAATAGAGCTAAAAATACTAGAAGCAACAAAACTGATGACCACTACCGCTAAAGAAAGCCAAACGATATGTTGGTAATTTTCAATAGCATGACCGAGTACTCCTGAGGTGTTTTTTTCTGGAGTGTTTTGTGTAAATTCAAATTCTTTAAAATTGGACATATTTATATATTTTAGTGATTATAGTATATCAAATATATCAAATAAATTTTAGGATTAATAAAAACGGAAAGTTAATTTTATGAAAACTTAATTGATGAAGACTTCTTTGTAAAAAGTATAAATAAGAGCATTCCAAAAAGGAAAAGTAAGGAAAAGTCCAAAACCAAAGAGAAAGATACCACAATAGCTACCCATAACCCCTACTATTAACACTAATAGTGCTGCAGGTATATTTTTGGAAATGGCTTGTAAGCCTAACTGAAAAGCAGTTTTAAAATCTAAGTTTTTAAAAAGCATTAAAGGACCTACAAATAGGGTAATCAAGACCCAGATAGGAGCTAAGATAATAAAGCTTTTTGCCAAGAAATAGAAGGCACTCCAAAACAAACTATAACTTAAAAATTTAAAAAAATTACTTCCCTCATAGGCGATAAACAGATCCGAAGTACTTACGCTTTCTCTTTGATCCATCTTTTGGTAAATTCTTAATAACCCTAAATTAAGAGGCCATACAATTGCAGAGATAATAATGGTACAAAGGCTTGCCATTTTAAAATTATCAGAACTTAAAATCTCAATATATTTTTCCTTTAAAACCTCTGTATCACCATTCACATAGGTAGACAGTTCATTAATTTGCCCCATGATGCCAAAGTAATTGAAGACAAAAAAGGTTAAAGAAAGATAAATTGTAAAGTATATCATCGAAAAAAGAAGCTGAAACACCAAGCTACCAGCCCAGTATTTAAAAGCTTTTTGAGGAATATCTGAAAAGTGAGTTAAAGTTCTGAATTGCATCTTTAAATTTTGTGCAAAAGTAAGCATCTTCTTACTTATTTTTGCAGAATGAAGATAAATATTGAGAAAGATTTTTCTAGAATGGATGAGCTCTCCCAAAGAGGAGAGGCTTTTGTTTTTTTAATTGACTTTCTTCAAGAAAATGCAGAAGTGTTAACTGTTGAAGAACTCCAAAATCAATCTGAAATTTTGGTAGGTTTTGAAGGTTATACAAATAGTGAAAATAAGAGCGACTTCCCTCATGAAATTAGATTGAAGGGTTTTCCTGAAAGTTTTGAATCTTACCAAAAAGGATTTGATATCGTCATGGAAAATTTAAAAACGGGAAATTCTTATTTAGTCAACTATACCCGAAAGACAAAGATTGAAACCAACCTTAGTTTGGAGGATATTTTCCATCATTCTAAAGCGAAGTATAAGGTGTTGTATAAAAATAGATGGGTATGTTTTTCCCCCGAAATTTTTGTAAAGATTAAGGAAAATAGGATATCCACATTTCCAATGAAGGGGACAATAGATGCAGATATTCCCCAAGCAAAGGAAATTTTAAAAAACAATCCTAAGGAAATTGCAGAGCATTATACCGTGGTGGATTTGTTGAGAAATGATCTGAGTAGGATTGCTAATAAAGTAAGAGTAGTAGATTTCCAAAAAATAGATTATCTTCAGACTCATAATAAAAATCTTTATGCAATGAGCTCTGAAATTCAAGGGCAGGTAAAACCAGAGTTTCAACAAAAAATAGGCAGTATATTAAGAGAATTGCTCCCTGCAGGATCTATTTTAGGTGCTCCAAAAGAGAAAACTTTGGAAATAGTATTGGAAAGTGAGCAGTATTCACGAGGGTATTATAGCGGAATTTGTGGATATTTTGATGGAAAAAACCTAGATACAGGGGTAATGATAAGATTTATAGAACAAGAAAATAATCAACTATTCTTTAAAAGCGGAGGCGGAATTACACATAATAGCATCGCCAAATCTGAATATGAAGAAGTAATTAACAAAATTTATGTCCCGATATATTGAATCAATAAGAATTGAAGATAAGAAGGTATTCTTGTTAGAGTACCATCAGAAAAGGATGGATGAAGTTTTTAGATCCGATGCCAGAGAAAATCCTTTTCAACTGAAAGAGCTTTTCCAGAAGTTGGAAGTAGATGAGCGTGGTCTTTTTAAATGGAGAATTGTATATGATACCTATGGTTTTATCCAATCTCAGTTAATCCCGTATGCTGTAAATATCTGTGAGGATTTTGAGCTGATGGATGCTCGTCATGTAGATTATCATTTTAAATTTGAAGATAGAAAAGCTTTAGACCTGTTAAAAGAAAAAGCAAACGCGGATGAGGTTATTCTCTTTAAACATGGGAACATTACGGATACTTCTTACTCTAATTTAATTTTTAAAAAAGGGCAACAATGGTACACTCCTAAATATTATCTCCTGAATGGGGTAATGAGACAGTTTCTGCTAGATAATAACAAAATAAAAGAATTGGATATTCATCTAAAGAATTTGGGAGAGTTTAGTCATTTTCAATTAATCAATGCGATGATTCCGTTTGGGACACAGGAATATCCTATAGAGAAAATAAGCAATCTCTATCAAGCTAAGACTTTAGATATTTAAAATATTCTTTTAAAACGAGGGCATTGTCCTCGTTTTTTGTATTTACCTCTAGTATTTTTGGTTGAGTGCTAGGTTTAAAAAAATTTGCTAAACTGCGTAAAAGCTCATCAGGAGTTTCTACAACAAAATAATCTAGCTGAAAATGCTTTGCAAGATGAGCAGCGTTCATTTTATGAGAGGTAGCAATATAATCTTCTAGTGCATTAGCATCTGAAGGCCCGGGGATAATTCTGAAAATATTTCCTTCGCCATTATTTAGGATGATAATACGGGTATAAGGCGGGATATATTTATTCCATAATCCATTGATGTCGTAGAAGAAGCTGAGGTCTCCTGTAATCAGCAAAGTAGGTTGGTCTTCAGCGATTGCAAATCCCATGGCTGTTGAGGTACAACCATCAATACCACTTGTCCCTCGGTTGCAATATACATGGTGTTTTTCGGAAAAATTGAAAAGCTGAGCATAGCGTATAGCGGAGCTATTCGAGAAATGAATGCGGTAAGCTTCGGGAGTTTGCTCTGCCAACGATTGGTAAACCATAAAATCTGAGAATCTTACATTTTCGCAGTATTCTAAGTGTTTAGCATCGGCTTTGTCTCTTTTTACATCCCAAAGATTGTAATAAGATTGTGGCTCTATCCTCCCTTTTTTAATCAGTTCGGTAAAGAAATTCTCATGAGTAGAGGTTATCGCTTCTGTAAGAGCTGAAAAAGTATCGGGATGCCAATATGGATCCACGTGCCAATGGTGTTTAGGACGTGCTTTTCTTAGGAATTGTTTTATTTTTTTAGAAACAACATTTTGCCCAACCGTAATCAAAAGATCTGGGGCGTATTTTATAAAATCTTCCTCTTCAAAATCAAAAATATATCGATCGA encodes:
- a CDS encoding aminotransferase class IV; the encoded protein is MSRYIESIRIEDKKVFLLEYHQKRMDEVFRSDARENPFQLKELFQKLEVDERGLFKWRIVYDTYGFIQSQLIPYAVNICEDFELMDARHVDYHFKFEDRKALDLLKEKANADEVILFKHGNITDTSYSNLIFKKGQQWYTPKYYLLNGVMRQFLLDNNKIKELDIHLKNLGEFSHFQLINAMIPFGTQEYPIEKISNLYQAKTLDI
- the menD gene encoding 2-succinyl-5-enolpyruvyl-6-hydroxy-3-cyclohexene-1-carboxylic-acid synthase → MKQLSSKRSIQILAHVLKQYNINHIVLSPGSRNAPLAVHFSEDNFHCYSIVDERSAAFVAMGMAKSLKTPVAVSCTSGSATANYYPAVVEAFYQNIPLLLLTADRPESYVDIFDGQTIRQNQIFHQHSYGDFQLKEDQETDAEEYNLDIVKKAVELCIEKQGPVHINIPLSEPLYNFVSEVALLPEIEKTLTVGKYELPSQLVATWNTHQRVMILLGTMDASPELSILLEQLVKNHSAVIFTEANSNQFHPKFFNHIDRYIFDFEEEDFIKYAPDLLITVGQNVVSKKIKQFLRKARPKHHWHVDPYWHPDTFSALTEAITSTHENFFTELIKKGRIEPQSYYNLWDVKRDKADAKHLEYCENVRFSDFMVYQSLAEQTPEAYRIHFSNSSAIRYAQLFNFSEKHHVYCNRGTSGIDGCTSTAMGFAIAEDQPTLLITGDLSFFYDINGLWNKYIPPYTRIIILNNGEGNIFRIIPGPSDANALEDYIATSHKMNAAHLAKHFQLDYFVVETPDELLRSLANFFKPSTQPKILEVNTKNEDNALVLKEYFKYLKS
- a CDS encoding aminodeoxychorismate synthase component I produces the protein MKINIEKDFSRMDELSQRGEAFVFLIDFLQENAEVLTVEELQNQSEILVGFEGYTNSENKSDFPHEIRLKGFPESFESYQKGFDIVMENLKTGNSYLVNYTRKTKIETNLSLEDIFHHSKAKYKVLYKNRWVCFSPEIFVKIKENRISTFPMKGTIDADIPQAKEILKNNPKEIAEHYTVVDLLRNDLSRIANKVRVVDFQKIDYLQTHNKNLYAMSSEIQGQVKPEFQQKIGSILRELLPAGSILGAPKEKTLEIVLESEQYSRGYYSGICGYFDGKNLDTGVMIRFIEQENNQLFFKSGGGITHNSIAKSEYEEVINKIYVPIY